Proteins from a genomic interval of Rubinisphaera italica:
- a CDS encoding sigma-70 family RNA polymerase sigma factor has translation MNEISQPAWLPALRNQDNRALSQCFDEYRSRLRQIVSFRLNPRLSTRMDTDDVLQEAYLAAAQRLEHCDTTSAQSVFIWLRLIVQQTIVDLHRKHVKAAGRDVQREVRADRTDPGTSGCIASHLIAQVSSPSMSMKRDEMNTRLMQALNQMEATDREVLALRHFEELTNNEVAETLQISVKAASIRYIRALKKLKTAMDSLTEFKMDW, from the coding sequence GTGAATGAGATCTCTCAACCTGCCTGGCTGCCGGCATTGCGAAATCAGGATAACCGGGCGCTCTCGCAATGTTTTGACGAGTACCGTTCCCGGTTGCGGCAAATCGTTTCCTTTCGCCTGAATCCACGACTTTCCACACGGATGGATACGGATGATGTGTTACAGGAAGCCTATCTGGCTGCTGCTCAGCGACTCGAGCATTGCGATACGACGTCTGCTCAGTCGGTTTTCATCTGGTTGCGATTGATTGTGCAACAGACGATTGTCGATCTGCATCGCAAACACGTCAAAGCCGCAGGGCGGGATGTGCAACGAGAAGTGCGGGCAGATCGCACCGATCCCGGGACTTCGGGCTGCATCGCCAGCCATTTGATTGCCCAGGTCAGTTCGCCGAGTATGTCGATGAAGCGCGACGAAATGAACACCCGGCTCATGCAGGCACTCAATCAAATGGAAGCGACCGATCGAGAAGTCCTCGCCCTGCGCCATTTCGAAGAACTGACCAATAACGAAGTGGCCGAAACGCTGCAGATCTCCGTCAAAGCAGCCAGCATCCGCTATATTCGAGCCCTCAAGAAACTAAAAACAGCCATGGATTCCCTCACGGAATTCAAAATGGACTGGTAA
- a CDS encoding PDZ domain-containing protein → MSRFTLTLIALAALTTFTTAAQAGGCSKGGYKKGYGGNYGGHYGGGNYGYKKTYHNDHYVKPVYAKPIVHEVVIEKPVIHEVIIEKPVCPAPLPSLGFFGVMCPEGMLIKEIQPNSEACRLGLAPGDVIKMFDDIRIICEDDWTHALKCSGKVACLKVIPCGQHTILEFHAQLAPGLAY, encoded by the coding sequence ATGTCACGCTTCACACTCACACTGATCGCTCTGGCTGCTCTGACAACCTTCACCACTGCTGCTCAAGCGGGTGGATGCTCAAAAGGGGGCTACAAAAAAGGTTACGGCGGCAATTATGGTGGTCACTACGGCGGCGGAAACTATGGCTACAAAAAGACTTACCACAACGATCACTATGTGAAACCTGTATACGCCAAGCCAATCGTTCACGAAGTTGTGATTGAAAAGCCAGTCATTCATGAAGTCATCATTGAAAAACCTGTCTGCCCGGCTCCACTCCCTTCCCTCGGCTTTTTCGGTGTGATGTGTCCTGAAGGGATGCTGATCAAAGAAATCCAGCCGAACAGCGAAGCGTGCCGACTGGGCCTTGCTCCTGGCGATGTCATCAAAATGTTCGACGATATCCGCATCATCTGCGAAGACGACTGGACTCACGCACTCAAGTGCTCAGGCAAAGTCGCCTGCCTCAAAGTGATTCCCTGCGGACAACACACGATCCTTGAGTTCCACGCACAACTGGCCCCCGGCTTGGCTTACTAG
- the mutM gene encoding DNA-formamidopyrimidine glycosylase: MPELPEVETMVRGIRDSVVGSTVTAVTLPKCSRKPISIIPGLNNIRKRVIGTTIDSVDRRAKRVKLTLSSGDLFVIEPRMTGLMLLSDAPTQDHLRFQWSLAQKNESHDLWFWDRRGLGTIRLYTAQEYSEQLGPKKLGPDALEMTPKLWRDQLQKTSRPLKVAMLDQKLVAGIGNLYASEILFRAKLSPQKSANQLSSAECTRLSNSTLSILKKAIQYEGSTLSDGTYRNALNRDGSYQNEHRVYMKKDTLCPRCHSSEIQRIVQAQRSTFFCPICQLQ; the protein is encoded by the coding sequence ATGCCGGAACTTCCAGAAGTAGAGACGATGGTTCGGGGAATTCGTGACTCCGTTGTTGGGAGCACAGTTACTGCAGTCACGCTTCCCAAATGTTCTCGTAAGCCGATTTCCATAATTCCCGGATTGAACAATATCCGGAAGCGAGTGATCGGAACAACAATCGATTCTGTCGACCGCCGAGCCAAGCGAGTGAAACTCACCCTCTCCTCAGGTGATCTGTTTGTCATTGAACCCCGTATGACGGGATTGATGCTGCTGTCAGACGCTCCAACGCAGGACCATCTTCGATTTCAATGGTCGCTTGCTCAAAAAAACGAATCCCATGACCTGTGGTTCTGGGATCGCCGGGGACTGGGAACCATTCGACTGTACACGGCACAGGAGTATTCCGAACAGCTTGGCCCCAAGAAACTCGGTCCCGATGCCCTTGAGATGACACCCAAACTCTGGAGAGATCAACTTCAGAAAACTTCACGCCCACTCAAAGTTGCGATGCTCGATCAGAAACTTGTTGCCGGGATTGGAAATCTGTATGCGAGCGAAATTTTATTTCGAGCGAAACTCTCGCCACAGAAATCAGCGAATCAATTATCATCTGCAGAATGCACTCGTCTGAGTAATTCGACGTTGTCCATTCTCAAGAAAGCGATTCAGTATGAAGGCTCAACTCTTTCTGATGGCACCTATCGCAACGCCCTCAATCGCGATGGCAGCTATCAAAATGAACATCGCGTCTATATGAAGAAGGACACTCTTTGCCCGCGATGCCACAGTTCAGAAATCCAGCGAATTGTCCAGGCTCAACGCTCAACATTCTTTTGCCCCATCTGCCAGCTGCAATAA
- a CDS encoding DUF1571 domain-containing protein: MIGYHHLYYKLGVALLAQAITFSSIGVVTIKTLDGQEQVTLEDAEQEFQVASARSQGQPEKTEPGQQPDSLDVFMTLLRESEDAIRSIDSYKAILEKQVRIDGVLQDPEEIELKVRHKPYAVYMHWKGDGQEALYVDGEHENHVLARAKTGLAALKGVWKLEPDSSKAMEGNRYPITEIGVQKLTQRVRDFFAEGKRACVVSCTHQFEDLDENPTIIVQMSFPTQEESQYSTCKYLFDAESKLLYGVELCEWDYKGDPAGIAEKYIYHEINCSDCPDDEEFDSEYSEYSLAMDEG, encoded by the coding sequence ATGATTGGCTATCATCATTTGTATTATAAATTGGGCGTAGCCCTGCTGGCGCAGGCGATAACCTTTTCATCAATCGGTGTTGTGACCATCAAAACATTGGATGGTCAGGAGCAAGTCACACTGGAAGATGCGGAGCAGGAATTTCAGGTGGCATCCGCGAGGTCACAAGGTCAACCCGAGAAGACTGAACCCGGACAACAGCCCGATTCGCTGGATGTCTTTATGACTCTTCTTCGTGAATCCGAAGATGCGATTCGCTCTATTGATAGCTACAAGGCGATCTTGGAGAAGCAGGTTCGTATCGATGGAGTGCTTCAGGATCCTGAAGAGATTGAATTGAAAGTTCGTCATAAACCCTACGCTGTATATATGCATTGGAAAGGTGACGGACAAGAGGCGCTTTATGTGGACGGCGAGCATGAAAATCATGTCCTGGCGAGAGCAAAAACTGGCCTGGCGGCCTTGAAGGGTGTCTGGAAGTTAGAACCGGACAGCAGTAAAGCGATGGAAGGTAATCGATACCCGATCACGGAAATTGGTGTCCAGAAATTAACGCAACGTGTTCGTGATTTTTTCGCGGAAGGTAAGCGGGCATGCGTTGTCTCTTGCACACATCAATTCGAGGATCTCGATGAAAATCCAACGATCATTGTGCAGATGTCATTTCCGACTCAGGAAGAATCGCAATACTCCACCTGTAAATATCTATTCGATGCGGAATCGAAATTGCTTTATGGCGTCGAATTGTGTGAGTGGGATTACAAGGGAGACCCAGCCGGGATCGCTGAGAAATATATCTATCACGAGATCAACTGTAGCGACTGTCCTGACGACGAAGAATTTGATTCAGAATACTCTGAGTATTCTCTGGCGATGGATGAAGGTTAA
- a CDS encoding adenylosuccinate synthase — protein sequence MSATAVVGLQWGDEAKGKIVDLLTDQHEIVVRYLGGNNAGHTVKFDGKTFKLSLLPAGVLRPGVTSVIANGVVINPEALLKEIAGVESQGVEIGEDLLISDRAHVIFPYHMAEEIIYEKLRGEDAIGTTMRGIGYCYREKAGRTHAIRVGDLIRPDVLKQKLPEIVAFKNQLLSALDPEHVAFQAKELIDQYVDLGKKLEKHITDTTAYLHHQIKAGRRLLFEGAQGSLLDIDHGTFPFVTSSNSSGAGIHSGSGVPERHISRMIGIVKAYTTRVGGGPCPTELKDETGQHIRDEGNEYGTVTGRPRRCGWLDAVATKYGAEVSGVDCLAVMLLDVLSKLPELKICEAYEINGKRTETFPSQIDDLAAAKPIYRTLKGWQSDICGVRSMSDLPPEAMEYVKVVSDMVGVPVEIVSVGPDREQTILE from the coding sequence GTGTCTGCAACAGCTGTGGTTGGGTTACAGTGGGGCGATGAAGCCAAGGGAAAAATTGTTGATCTCTTAACCGATCAGCACGAAATAGTCGTGCGGTATCTAGGCGGGAATAATGCCGGGCATACCGTCAAGTTTGATGGCAAAACATTTAAACTCTCTCTCTTGCCCGCTGGTGTACTGCGTCCGGGTGTGACCTCCGTCATTGCGAACGGGGTTGTCATTAATCCTGAAGCGTTGCTGAAGGAAATTGCGGGAGTGGAATCCCAAGGTGTGGAAATTGGCGAAGATCTACTGATCAGCGATCGTGCCCATGTGATTTTCCCTTATCATATGGCTGAGGAAATCATCTACGAAAAACTCCGCGGGGAAGATGCGATCGGCACAACGATGCGGGGAATCGGCTATTGCTATCGTGAAAAAGCCGGTCGGACACATGCGATTCGCGTCGGTGATTTGATTCGTCCCGATGTCCTCAAGCAGAAATTGCCCGAGATTGTCGCGTTCAAAAATCAGTTACTCTCGGCTCTCGATCCTGAACACGTTGCCTTCCAAGCCAAGGAACTGATCGATCAGTATGTCGATCTCGGTAAAAAACTGGAAAAGCACATTACGGATACCACGGCTTATCTGCATCATCAAATTAAGGCAGGACGTCGCTTACTCTTTGAAGGTGCTCAAGGTAGCCTGCTCGATATCGATCACGGAACATTCCCGTTTGTAACCTCGTCAAATAGTTCTGGGGCGGGCATTCATTCGGGGTCGGGTGTCCCGGAGCGACATATCAGCCGGATGATCGGCATCGTGAAAGCTTATACCACACGAGTTGGTGGTGGCCCCTGTCCCACCGAATTGAAGGATGAGACCGGACAGCACATTCGCGATGAAGGCAACGAATACGGCACCGTAACAGGCCGCCCGCGTCGTTGTGGCTGGCTGGATGCTGTTGCCACCAAGTATGGAGCCGAGGTAAGTGGCGTCGATTGTCTGGCAGTTATGCTGCTCGATGTGCTGAGTAAACTTCCAGAACTGAAGATCTGCGAAGCCTACGAAATTAACGGTAAGCGAACAGAAACATTCCCGAGCCAGATTGATGATCTGGCTGCAGCCAAGCCGATTTATCGCACACTCAAAGGTTGGCAATCCGATATTTGCGGCGTCCGCTCAATGAGTGACCTTCCGCCGGAAGCAATGGAATATGTGAAAGTGGTTTCCGATATGGTGGGCGTGCCCGTGGAGATTGTTTCCGTAGGACCAGATCGAGAGCAGACGATCCTTGAATAA
- a CDS encoding DUF1598 domain-containing protein, whose product MSQVTLPKVNRRAIWIAACLCLFTFSTSVSQAATPSEQIAAHLEAGEFQPAVELAATVQDADLKSELLSQIAMAQTADQQFEASRATLNRMPLNADRANATAAQARQQSLQGGGADFESLISLIETVVSPLTWEAVGGLGTINDFDTGGGIYVDANGMVAKMTTTEQNNRLKELALEARQASLNNDMAAPSNLRMVSLTRLEKAVQDRIAQGLPVADSMQNLAGIYHVQHIFVYPEQGEIVIAGPAAGWEYTESGYTVSSQSGVPTLQLDDLVTLLRTFGPEGERIFGCSIDPRPEGLKDLKDYVAKSQAGGAISSRAVRSWTNQLQRKLGEQDVTIYGVPVSSRVARVIVEADFRMKLIGIGKLEGGSNVPDYFELMTAAQAADMSSLDALRWWLSLKCESILMSNDSDAFELRESSVLCQSENQFINKDGERVATGTAEANNQQFANNFTNHYSDLSRDDLVFADLQNVFDLALISALINQQQLTHQVNWDMGSFAAHGDYQPATYEAPQTVDSVVNHKVFNGKNIVVQVAGGVQVDVSAALSKLTATDRLENAAEQAQAGNLPAGRWWWDAKNAQ is encoded by the coding sequence ATGAGCCAAGTCACGTTACCCAAAGTTAACCGCCGTGCGATCTGGATCGCGGCCTGTCTTTGTCTGTTTACCTTTTCCACAAGCGTCTCTCAGGCGGCTACTCCGTCTGAACAGATCGCCGCTCATCTGGAAGCAGGCGAGTTTCAGCCAGCCGTCGAGTTGGCGGCAACTGTGCAAGATGCCGACCTGAAAAGCGAACTGCTTTCTCAGATCGCCATGGCACAAACTGCCGATCAGCAATTTGAAGCCTCACGAGCAACTCTCAATCGTATGCCCTTGAATGCCGATCGAGCCAATGCAACCGCTGCTCAGGCTCGTCAGCAATCTCTCCAAGGTGGTGGAGCCGACTTTGAATCGCTGATCTCTCTGATCGAAACTGTTGTTTCACCACTCACATGGGAAGCAGTCGGCGGTTTGGGAACAATTAACGACTTCGACACCGGCGGCGGAATTTACGTCGATGCCAACGGCATGGTCGCAAAAATGACCACCACCGAACAGAACAATCGTCTGAAAGAACTGGCTCTCGAAGCTCGTCAGGCAAGCTTGAATAATGATATGGCTGCTCCAAGCAACCTGCGAATGGTTTCTTTGACTCGACTCGAAAAAGCAGTTCAGGACCGTATTGCCCAGGGACTGCCCGTAGCCGATTCCATGCAGAATCTGGCTGGGATTTACCATGTTCAACACATCTTTGTTTATCCTGAACAAGGTGAAATCGTCATTGCAGGTCCAGCAGCTGGCTGGGAATACACTGAAAGCGGATACACCGTCAGCTCACAGTCTGGCGTCCCAACTCTGCAACTTGATGATCTGGTCACGTTGCTGCGAACATTCGGTCCAGAAGGCGAACGCATCTTCGGCTGCTCAATCGATCCTCGTCCTGAAGGTTTGAAAGATCTCAAAGACTATGTGGCCAAGTCACAAGCAGGTGGAGCGATTTCTTCGCGAGCTGTCCGCAGCTGGACGAATCAGCTTCAACGCAAACTCGGCGAGCAGGATGTGACCATTTACGGAGTCCCTGTCAGCTCACGAGTTGCCCGGGTGATTGTCGAAGCCGACTTCCGGATGAAACTGATTGGAATTGGCAAGCTCGAAGGTGGCTCAAATGTTCCTGACTATTTCGAACTGATGACCGCTGCTCAAGCTGCAGACATGTCTAGCCTGGATGCCCTCCGCTGGTGGTTGTCACTCAAATGTGAATCGATCCTCATGAGCAACGATTCCGATGCTTTCGAATTGCGAGAGTCTTCAGTTCTGTGCCAGTCTGAAAATCAGTTCATCAACAAAGATGGAGAACGGGTTGCGACGGGAACTGCAGAGGCCAACAATCAGCAGTTCGCTAACAACTTCACGAATCACTATTCCGATCTGTCTCGCGACGATCTCGTGTTTGCCGATCTGCAAAATGTCTTTGATCTGGCTTTGATTTCCGCTCTGATCAATCAGCAGCAGTTGACTCATCAGGTCAACTGGGACATGGGCAGCTTTGCGGCTCACGGCGATTATCAGCCTGCCACTTACGAAGCTCCTCAGACTGTCGATTCCGTCGTGAATCACAAAGTCTTCAATGGCAAAAACATTGTCGTCCAGGTTGCCGGTGGTGTGCAGGTCGACGTCTCTGCCGCTTTATCCAAACTGACCGCGACTGATCGACTGGAAAACGCAGCCGAGCAGGCTCAGGCCGGAAACCTGCCAGCTGGCCGCTGGTGGTGGGATGCGAAAAACGCTCAGTAA
- a CDS encoding DUF1573 domain-containing protein codes for MTKHPLKFAAALAVLVTCSQMTAFGQSTEWALKMFEESSHDFGVVARGSDVQHRIKITNVYQEAVHIADVKTSCGCTAAKPSQNTLQSLESAYIEVVMDTKKFTRQKDSSIIITIDAPQRAEVRIPISAYIRTDVVLEPGSVNFGTVDKGMAAERIIDISYAGRADWHIRDVENLPAYLTAELQEVSRTATGANYKLKMILADNAPVGPFRGLVNLITDDGSNPKVPMLVEGDIASDIVVNPGMVSMGMLKPGEQKTVNVVVRGKKPFRIGKVECDSDLNAFKVQLPEDEKIVHVLPISILTPNGTGTIVEEFTLTIDGRDEPVTFKAFCKVVAGT; via the coding sequence ATGACGAAGCATCCTTTGAAATTTGCGGCTGCCCTGGCCGTCCTAGTAACCTGTTCACAAATGACCGCCTTCGGACAAAGTACCGAATGGGCACTGAAAATGTTCGAGGAATCCTCGCACGATTTCGGTGTGGTCGCACGCGGAAGCGATGTTCAGCATCGCATCAAAATTACCAACGTCTATCAGGAAGCTGTGCATATTGCCGACGTGAAAACCTCCTGTGGCTGCACAGCGGCCAAGCCTTCCCAGAATACGCTACAGTCTCTGGAATCTGCTTATATTGAAGTGGTGATGGATACCAAGAAATTCACTCGTCAGAAGGATTCTTCAATCATCATCACGATTGATGCTCCTCAACGGGCAGAAGTTCGCATCCCAATTTCCGCCTATATCCGTACCGATGTCGTTCTGGAACCGGGTTCGGTTAACTTCGGAACTGTCGACAAAGGCATGGCTGCAGAACGCATAATCGATATCTCTTATGCAGGACGAGCTGACTGGCACATTCGAGATGTTGAAAATCTTCCAGCCTATCTGACTGCAGAATTGCAGGAAGTTTCGCGGACGGCCACCGGAGCCAATTACAAGTTGAAGATGATTCTGGCTGACAATGCTCCTGTCGGACCTTTCCGTGGTCTTGTCAATCTAATTACCGACGATGGCTCCAATCCTAAAGTTCCCATGCTGGTCGAAGGCGATATCGCTTCAGATATTGTTGTCAATCCAGGCATGGTTTCCATGGGAATGCTCAAACCAGGCGAGCAGAAAACTGTCAATGTTGTTGTTCGCGGCAAGAAACCATTCCGAATCGGCAAAGTGGAATGCGATTCCGATCTGAATGCCTTCAAAGTCCAGTTGCCTGAAGACGAAAAAATCGTTCACGTGCTTCCGATCAGCATCCTAACTCCGAATGGAACGGGCACAATTGTCGAAGAATTCACGCTGACAATTGATGGCCGCGATGAACCGGTCACCTTCAAAGCCTTCTGCAAAGTTGTCGCCGGAACATAA
- a CDS encoding GNAT family N-acetyltransferase — MTFRYKSNQDTKLFTLTPDLCSTDFQREWKQLEQESLSGNAFLSPEFVLSMADVRPAHNQPIILACRNQRQNRLIGLGVFDQVKATKALPLPHWISIHCPHSFRSGLLVAENSRTEFYQLLTNFLTQNQDELLGIEFRNLRLKSQWARELRDYTAEHGGSFRLLPESESPAVDLQLLPEEGLSALWSSSRRKSIRKNQNRLSKYGPIQFRLVEKRTEFEAALNHFLRLEEASWKGNLGTALQSSQNDLKFIRQLIQQAKKSDYLVISQLLTGEDVVATALNFRSGRELFAFKIAWNDQFEKCSPGILHEVALVDHIITRKLPYDRIDSCSSAGSYLEKLWPDRVAIGSGMLSMSTLARGTGKVISQLQSLKRWAANLTQTATLGADDSLN; from the coding sequence ATGACATTCCGTTACAAATCCAATCAGGACACAAAGTTATTCACATTAACTCCCGATCTGTGCTCAACCGATTTCCAGAGAGAATGGAAGCAACTTGAACAGGAAAGCCTGAGTGGGAATGCATTTCTCTCTCCTGAATTCGTACTTTCAATGGCAGATGTCAGGCCAGCTCATAACCAACCAATCATTCTGGCTTGTAGAAATCAAAGACAGAATCGACTGATTGGCCTGGGCGTTTTTGATCAGGTCAAAGCGACCAAGGCCCTTCCTCTGCCACACTGGATTTCTATCCATTGCCCTCATTCTTTTCGTAGTGGTTTGCTGGTCGCAGAAAATTCTCGAACAGAGTTCTACCAACTATTAACCAACTTCCTGACTCAAAACCAGGATGAGCTACTGGGAATCGAATTTCGAAATTTGAGACTGAAATCCCAATGGGCACGGGAACTACGAGATTACACGGCTGAACACGGGGGCTCGTTTCGTTTGCTGCCGGAATCGGAATCACCAGCGGTCGATTTGCAATTGCTGCCAGAAGAAGGTTTATCGGCTCTCTGGTCATCTTCGCGACGCAAATCGATTCGCAAGAATCAGAATCGATTGAGTAAATACGGACCAATTCAATTTCGGCTCGTCGAAAAACGAACTGAATTTGAAGCTGCTCTCAATCATTTCCTACGACTGGAGGAAGCAAGTTGGAAGGGAAATCTTGGTACGGCTTTGCAATCCAGTCAAAATGATCTGAAATTCATCCGTCAACTCATTCAGCAGGCGAAGAAATCGGATTATCTGGTGATCAGTCAACTGCTGACCGGGGAAGATGTCGTCGCCACGGCTTTAAATTTTCGTTCCGGCAGAGAACTCTTTGCCTTCAAAATTGCCTGGAATGATCAATTTGAAAAATGCAGTCCCGGCATCCTCCACGAAGTCGCTCTGGTCGACCATATCATTACTCGGAAACTGCCTTATGATCGCATCGACAGTTGTTCGAGTGCGGGATCCTATCTGGAAAAGTTATGGCCGGATCGTGTCGCCATCGGTTCCGGAATGCTCAGTATGAGTACGCTGGCTCGTGGTACGGGGAAAGTGATTTCTCAATTGCAATCCCTCAAACGCTGGGCGGCGAATCTAACTCAAACTGCGACTCTTGGGGCAGATGACTCTTTGAATTAA
- a CDS encoding ferrochelatase, whose amino-acid sequence MNQVNNYDALLLVSFGGPEGMDDVIPFLENVLRGRNVPRERMMEVAHHYEMFGGVSPINQQMRYLLDALKPALKEAGIDLPVYWGNRNWTPYLTDEIQQMAADGVESALALMVSAYSSYSGCRQYRENVYKACDQVESGAAPHFDKLRVFYNHPLFISANLDRLQSAIAALPEDQRENVRIAYTAHSLPMSMAQSCDYVKQLEETARLISEQAGLRDDQWDLVYQSRSGRPQDPWLEPDILDHLETLKKSGHEAVVIAPIGFLSDHMEVVFDLDVEARDYCQEHNLHLSRAKTVGIHPDFIAMLVELIRERLDPSVPKRAIGKYPPNHDVCPANCCPAAMRPASAVK is encoded by the coding sequence ATCAATCAAGTCAATAATTACGATGCACTCCTGCTGGTCTCTTTTGGGGGACCGGAGGGGATGGACGATGTCATTCCTTTCCTCGAAAATGTCCTGCGGGGACGAAATGTGCCTCGTGAGCGGATGATGGAAGTTGCCCATCATTATGAGATGTTCGGAGGGGTCAGCCCGATCAATCAACAGATGCGGTATCTGCTGGATGCTCTCAAACCCGCGCTCAAAGAGGCAGGAATCGATTTGCCTGTCTACTGGGGAAATCGTAACTGGACACCTTATCTGACAGACGAAATCCAGCAGATGGCAGCGGATGGTGTCGAGTCTGCACTGGCTTTAATGGTCTCTGCCTACAGTTCCTATTCCGGCTGTCGGCAGTACCGGGAGAATGTCTACAAAGCTTGTGATCAGGTTGAATCCGGGGCTGCCCCTCATTTCGACAAATTACGTGTCTTTTACAATCATCCCCTGTTCATCAGTGCGAATCTGGACCGTCTCCAGTCTGCAATTGCGGCATTACCTGAGGATCAGCGAGAGAATGTCCGCATTGCCTACACAGCTCATAGCTTACCAATGAGCATGGCTCAATCGTGCGATTATGTTAAGCAATTGGAGGAGACCGCTCGTCTCATCTCAGAACAAGCCGGCCTGAGGGACGATCAGTGGGACCTTGTTTATCAGAGTCGCAGCGGACGACCACAGGATCCCTGGCTCGAACCCGATATTCTCGATCATCTTGAAACGCTCAAGAAGTCTGGCCACGAAGCCGTCGTGATCGCACCGATTGGATTTTTGTCCGATCACATGGAAGTCGTCTTCGATCTCGATGTCGAAGCCCGCGATTATTGTCAGGAACACAATCTTCATTTGAGCCGAGCCAAAACGGTTGGCATTCATCCCGATTTCATCGCTATGCTCGTCGAACTGATTCGCGAACGACTCGATCCCTCGGTGCCCAAACGAGCCATCGGCAAATATCCCCCCAATCACGATGTCTGCCCAGCCAACTGCTGCCCAGCCGCCATGCGGCCTGCTTCTGCTGTGAAATAA
- a CDS encoding Gfo/Idh/MocA family protein, whose amino-acid sequence MNIGIIGLGFMGMTHFEAANSVKAAKVHAISTRDPKKQKGNWSSIQGNFGPRGSKDVDLSDVKIYSDYQELLKDPEIDLVDICLPIPQHEKVAIEALNAGKHVLVEKPVTVEVAAAQRMSKAAEKAGKHLMVAHVLPFFPEFRFLAECLRQKKYGELQALNIRRIISPPKWLNLPDDLASLGGFGIDLHIHDNHFISATCGMPDKVFSIGKLEAGYVNHTQTNYVYDKGPAITCVSGAIAASGLEFAHGFQAFFDEATIEFDAGTYGKEWVVNRPLTVLTKTGRIQTPTLKGGSEWYSAFAEEMKAAAQALKTGEVSPDLSIVHAVNGLKLCHAEQKSIETGKIVSVK is encoded by the coding sequence ATGAATATTGGGATCATTGGGCTTGGTTTTATGGGGATGACTCATTTCGAAGCCGCCAATTCAGTTAAAGCGGCGAAAGTGCATGCCATATCAACCAGAGACCCCAAGAAGCAAAAGGGAAACTGGTCCTCAATCCAAGGCAACTTCGGCCCCCGGGGCAGCAAAGACGTCGATTTGAGTGATGTCAAAATCTACTCCGATTATCAGGAGTTACTAAAAGACCCTGAAATTGATCTGGTCGATATCTGCCTCCCGATTCCCCAGCACGAAAAAGTCGCCATTGAAGCTCTGAATGCCGGCAAGCATGTGCTGGTCGAAAAGCCTGTTACGGTGGAAGTGGCAGCCGCTCAGAGAATGAGTAAGGCGGCTGAGAAAGCCGGGAAGCATTTGATGGTCGCTCATGTGCTCCCCTTCTTTCCCGAATTTCGTTTTCTTGCGGAATGCCTGCGACAGAAGAAATATGGAGAACTGCAGGCGCTGAATATTCGCCGTATTATCAGTCCACCCAAATGGTTGAATCTGCCGGACGATCTCGCCTCACTCGGCGGATTCGGGATCGATTTGCACATCCACGACAATCATTTTATCTCCGCCACCTGTGGCATGCCTGATAAGGTTTTCTCCATCGGCAAGCTGGAAGCGGGCTATGTGAATCATACGCAGACAAACTACGTGTACGACAAAGGGCCCGCCATTACTTGTGTCAGTGGAGCGATTGCCGCCAGTGGACTCGAGTTTGCCCATGGTTTTCAGGCGTTTTTCGATGAGGCAACGATTGAATTCGATGCCGGGACCTATGGCAAGGAATGGGTGGTGAATCGACCTTTGACGGTCCTCACTAAAACGGGTCGCATCCAGACACCAACCCTCAAAGGAGGCAGCGAGTGGTACAGTGCCTTCGCTGAGGAAATGAAAGCGGCTGCTCAGGCTCTCAAGACTGGCGAGGTCTCTCCCGATCTCTCTATTGTGCATGCCGTCAATGGCTTGAAACTTTGTCATGCCGAGCAGAAGAGTATTGAAACGGGCAAAATCGTTTCCGTGAAATAG